In Topomyia yanbarensis strain Yona2022 chromosome 2, ASM3024719v1, whole genome shotgun sequence, one DNA window encodes the following:
- the LOC131683571 gene encoding tRNA-dihydrouridine(20a/20b) synthase [NAD(P)+]-like isoform X1 — protein sequence MDELKLKSNIQSLFEGARRDGNYLKICAPMVRYSKLEFRNLVRSYGVDLAFTSMIMADSFCRSEKARLNEFTTNRDDSPIIAQFAANNSVDFLSAAEMVFPYVDGVDLNCGCPQRWAMSDGYGSALLKTPEIIADMLAAVRRNLPSTFSVSVKVRLLQRSLKATVDMCRQLQASGITFITVHGRTPAEKTNVPVDKEALKEIKNSLSIPVVVNGDVFSLRDADVMRDITNCDGVMAARGMLSNPALFAGYSKTPLECIQRWLNITAEADTDITFQAMHHHLTFMAESILTRQQRIVFNNLSKDKQLVYDFFREEFQLEAQPCDHPCKLVCSFDDTSYWHKVRAKAADHVGHADNYLGASTDGAFFNSIVNKQTDDDSVEDVDFMEGSLFDDTET from the exons ATGGACGAG TTGAAACTAAAATCGAACATCCAATCACTTTTTGAGGGAGCTCGCAGAGACGGAAACTATTTGAAAATATGCGCTCCAATGGTCAGATACAGCAA ATTGGAGTTTCGGAATTTAGTTCGCTCGTATGGGGTAGATTTAGCTTTCACAAGCATGATAATGGctgattcattttgtagaagTGAAAAAGCTCGTCTCAACGAATTTACTACTAATAGag ATGATTCTCCGATTATTGCGCAATTTGCGGCAAATAATTCTGTGGACTTTCTTTCCGCTGCTGAAATGGTATTCCC atacgttgacggtgtcgatttgaactgcggatgtcctcaacgTTGGGCGATGTCCGATGGTTACGGAAGTGCACTGCTGAAGACTCCCGAAATTATAGCTGACATGTTAGCAGCTGTTCGCAGGAATCTTCCCAGTACGTTCAGCGTTTCTGTAAAAGTGCGGTTATTACAAAGATCTTTAAAGGCTACAGTAGACATGTGCCGCCAGTTACAAGCAAGCGGCATAACATTTATTACAGTTCATGGAAGGACACCAGCAGAGAAAACTAACGTACCAGTCGATAAAGAGGCCTTGAAGGAGATCAAAAACAGTTTATCCATACCTGTGGTTGTCAACGGAGATGTGTTTAGTTTACGAGATGCTGATGTGATGCGCGATATTACGAATTGTGATG GTGTCATGGCCGCACGTGGGATGCTTTCCAATCCGGCACTATTTGCGGGATATTCGAAGACCCCACTCGAATGCATACAACGTTGGCTTAACATTACAGCTGAAGCAGACACCGACATAACGTTTCAAGCTATGCACCATCATCTCACTTTTATGGCGGAATCGATACTTACCCGACAGCAGCGGATCGTTTTCAATAATCTCTCCAAAGACAAGCAGTTGGTGTATGATTTCTTTCGAGAGGAATTCCAACTTGAAGCACAACCTTGTGATCATCCTTGTAAACTTGTATGTTCATTCGACGACACTTCATATTGGCATAAGGTGCGGGCGAAAGCGGCTGATCATGTTGGACATGCTGACAATTACTTAGGCGCGAGTACGGATGGAGCGTTTTTCAATAGCATTGTAAATAAACAAACTGACGATGATAGTGTGGAAGATGTGGATTTTATGGAAGGAAGCCTATTTGATGACACTGAAACGTAA
- the LOC131683571 gene encoding tRNA-dihydrouridine(20a/20b) synthase [NAD(P)+]-like isoform X2, with amino-acid sequence MIMADSFCRSEKARLNEFTTNRDDSPIIAQFAANNSVDFLSAAEMVFPYVDGVDLNCGCPQRWAMSDGYGSALLKTPEIIADMLAAVRRNLPSTFSVSVKVRLLQRSLKATVDMCRQLQASGITFITVHGRTPAEKTNVPVDKEALKEIKNSLSIPVVVNGDVFSLRDADVMRDITNCDGVMAARGMLSNPALFAGYSKTPLECIQRWLNITAEADTDITFQAMHHHLTFMAESILTRQQRIVFNNLSKDKQLVYDFFREEFQLEAQPCDHPCKLVCSFDDTSYWHKVRAKAADHVGHADNYLGASTDGAFFNSIVNKQTDDDSVEDVDFMEGSLFDDTET; translated from the exons ATGATAATGGctgattcattttgtagaagTGAAAAAGCTCGTCTCAACGAATTTACTACTAATAGag ATGATTCTCCGATTATTGCGCAATTTGCGGCAAATAATTCTGTGGACTTTCTTTCCGCTGCTGAAATGGTATTCCC atacgttgacggtgtcgatttgaactgcggatgtcctcaacgTTGGGCGATGTCCGATGGTTACGGAAGTGCACTGCTGAAGACTCCCGAAATTATAGCTGACATGTTAGCAGCTGTTCGCAGGAATCTTCCCAGTACGTTCAGCGTTTCTGTAAAAGTGCGGTTATTACAAAGATCTTTAAAGGCTACAGTAGACATGTGCCGCCAGTTACAAGCAAGCGGCATAACATTTATTACAGTTCATGGAAGGACACCAGCAGAGAAAACTAACGTACCAGTCGATAAAGAGGCCTTGAAGGAGATCAAAAACAGTTTATCCATACCTGTGGTTGTCAACGGAGATGTGTTTAGTTTACGAGATGCTGATGTGATGCGCGATATTACGAATTGTGATG GTGTCATGGCCGCACGTGGGATGCTTTCCAATCCGGCACTATTTGCGGGATATTCGAAGACCCCACTCGAATGCATACAACGTTGGCTTAACATTACAGCTGAAGCAGACACCGACATAACGTTTCAAGCTATGCACCATCATCTCACTTTTATGGCGGAATCGATACTTACCCGACAGCAGCGGATCGTTTTCAATAATCTCTCCAAAGACAAGCAGTTGGTGTATGATTTCTTTCGAGAGGAATTCCAACTTGAAGCACAACCTTGTGATCATCCTTGTAAACTTGTATGTTCATTCGACGACACTTCATATTGGCATAAGGTGCGGGCGAAAGCGGCTGATCATGTTGGACATGCTGACAATTACTTAGGCGCGAGTACGGATGGAGCGTTTTTCAATAGCATTGTAAATAAACAAACTGACGATGATAGTGTGGAAGATGTGGATTTTATGGAAGGAAGCCTATTTGATGACACTGAAACGTAA